The following proteins are encoded in a genomic region of Sulfurimonas sp. HSL3-7:
- the thpR gene encoding RNA 2',3'-cyclic phosphodiesterase: MKNRLFLALPAILDDYEAIQNDFAEALEGRWVPPANLHLTLSFFGRVDDPEALEEKLSSLKMTLTPSIIGGMGCFVRKKILFATVENPSLEALYEEVNTFFELPVRRPFVGHVTLMRFKRIVDEAKFDEALEGYRDCRIGVLGAHPLLMQSTLQPEGAKYSEIRRY, translated from the coding sequence ATGAAAAATCGACTTTTTTTGGCACTGCCGGCAATACTGGACGACTACGAAGCGATACAGAACGATTTCGCAGAGGCCCTCGAGGGGCGCTGGGTCCCGCCCGCAAACCTCCATCTGACGCTCAGCTTTTTCGGCAGGGTGGACGATCCGGAAGCGTTGGAAGAGAAGCTCTCTTCTCTGAAGATGACGCTTACCCCTTCGATCATCGGCGGGATGGGCTGTTTTGTCCGAAAGAAGATCCTCTTTGCCACTGTGGAGAACCCCTCCCTGGAGGCGCTCTACGAAGAGGTGAACACCTTTTTCGAGCTGCCGGTGAGGCGGCCTTTTGTCGGGCATGTGACGCTGATGCGGTTCAAAAGGATCGTCGACGAGGCGAAGTTCGATGAGGCGCTGGAAGGCTACCGCGACTGCAGGATCGGCGTTCTGGGCGCGCACCCCCTGCTGATGCAGAGCACGCTGCAACCCGAGGGCGCAAAATACAGCGAGATCAGGAGGTATTAG